Sequence from the Rutidosis leptorrhynchoides isolate AG116_Rl617_1_P2 chromosome 3, CSIRO_AGI_Rlap_v1, whole genome shotgun sequence genome:
atgtgataaaaaaaaataataacttagtcataaaacgtttaaatttaaaataatatattttgataaacaacgagtcactgatttatagaagcaaatgaccacaaggctcaattttataagttacattttttataagataatttattgatgagtaagtcaaattattaataagggtacacgtcacgtaacgtaaaaggctagttttctaaacgtacgaaagtgcgttcgaaaaaccgaaagtggtacatgagttgagtgacaacgtacgagtcatttgaacaaaaattacatttttactacgcacgtaaatataatataatatttaattaattctaaagattaaatatattatatattaaataatatataatataaaactatGTATCATATGAAACGAGTGTCGGCAGGGGAATATAATGGATCCCAGCTGGTACATgctatcatgcgatcgcatgattaaataccacaaaccccatgcgatcgcatggggtgtggttggCCAACATATGCTTAAAGCTCGACGAGTTTTCAGTTTAGGAATTCATTTTTCATTCTTCTGTCTCTCGTACTCCCTCTCTATACACAtatatatcataattaaaattattattattaagattaatattattattaatcgtattattattattagtaatattattattagtattattaggagcgatatttttagtattatacataaaatactacgacaaggggtacgcacgagctattgcaacatgggttttatgagcgagatagggctaaggaaattatgggttatagctatggaggtgatgggtatggttcatgggtatgctcgtgaggtcaatctagtgtttatcatctccgttgcgtctacgtacctttcctgcaatattgaatctcaatattgatacgtaagcacttataatttaatttttacatattaatagtgtatccctgactagtgctcgagtatataggattatgtatgcttgtacttttgatattgacattagatagattatgttgaatcctgagctagttacatatgcggtcgagataaggtataagatatgcatgtcgttggaaagctagcaaaaaattgataacttttcatttagaaatcgcgtgatttcgatgaacggattaaaagatatggccactgaattatgattaacattaattgaaattacttttgaatctgcaattgatacttaaacaacttgtttatatgattgataaattggattttcaaatattactaatcgagtaaatgaatttctatataaagcacgtcttgtattgttgaacaattgtcaaagttaactgtcttatcatgttttaaagctttataaacactataatatgattttacaagtattggaaagctatgtgaaataataaaacattttcgattgccatgataattcaaatataatatagctccggaaataaactataaattcgttcaattatcaagacttatattatgttaataaacatgtatagatttaaaaatcatattgggtcaggttgacttttgatatgacttttgttaactttcacatgtcggtctcgagcattaggattgtgatacactatgacccaacctaggttattagacatgtattgaccaacatatgttctataggttgagatctacggttaattttgcattccgaattTCGGttactttttggtgaatgaccttatgtgctgctaaggtgagtttaatttgctccctttttaattgcttttgcaatctatatttttgggctgagaatacatgcactttattttaaacgcaatggatacaagtacatactaaattctacaccgagtttgaaccgaaaatcccttagctttggtaactagtaactgccggttataagaactggtggacgcgagtagttatatatagatccatagggcttgatatccccgtccgagctagagcactagccttttaacggacgtatgctatttgagaagcgtatacgttggtttgcgtgtattattaagatgattatacaaagggtataaattatatatatgttaagtttagttaccatggtgctcaatttcgtagaatattttgataaacgtttctggatgaaacaactgaaaacttgtgattcacctttatatacagattatgcgcaacattaaaactatgaactcaccaacctttgtgctgacacttttaagcatgtttattctcaggtttctagaagtcttccgctgtttgcttatatgtgatacaagctatgtgcatggagtcatacatgctttattcaagaaaactttgcattcacaaaatcatcatcgtgtatcttattttgactgcattgtcaacgaatgtattatggtaaactattatttatggtgattgtctatatgtagaaatcatcaaacgtcgaaaaccttggatttaaatattcatttattgtgtaccttttgaaaagaatgcaatgtttacaaaacgtatcatatagaggtcaaatacctcgcaatgaaatcgctgaatgacgtattcgtccaaagggatttggagcgatcgtcacaattttcAACAATCGATTGATAGATATTCCAATGGGGGGAGAAACTTCACTCGGGTAAGCGATGATGGCGTTAAGTTCAGTAAACTTGACCGCTTTTTGGTTAATGAAAAATTCTATCACCTTTGGAGTGACCTCACGACGGTTGTATTGGATAGACACCTCTCGGACCACTGTCCAATCGTGCTTAAATATGAAGAGAGAAACTTTGGCCCGAAGCCCTTCAAAATTTTTGATACTTGGTTGGATGATGAAGAAGTCGATAAAATCATAGTGGACGCTTGGAACATCTCGGTTAAGGCGAGAGTCAGAAGGGATTGCACATTCCGTGATAAGTTGAAAAATGTCAAAAGCGCTTTGCGTACATGGAGTAAAAAATATAACTGTATAGATGGCGAAATTGAAACTCTTAAGGTGATTGTGAATAATTTAGAACTTAAAGACGAATTGTGAATTCTTAATGATAATGAGCAGGTACTTTGGAGAGATTCGAGGAAAAAATGGTTGGAAAAGGAACGACTTAAGACAAGCATGCTCAAACAAAAATCTCGAGTTAAATGTATTGTGGATGGTGATGAGAACTCGAAAtattttcataacattattcgaaggAACAATAACAATAGGAATATTCGCGGTTTAATAATAAATGGGTTATGGAATGATGTGCCTTCGGATATTAAAGCTGCAATTTTCGATCACTACAAAAAAGTATTCGAAGAACCGAATTCCTTGAGACCAAGTATGGAGGATCTCAGCTACCCTTCACTGATAGCCGACAACAGTGCTAACCTTGAATTACCATTCGATGAAGCCGAAATTAAAGCTGCCATTTTCGATTGTGGGAGTACGAAGGCCCCGACCCCCGACGGTTTCAACATGCGATTCTTGAAAAAATATTGGGAGTTAATTAAGTCGGATCTTATTAGTGCCATACAGTGGTTATATAGTGGTTTTGGGAAACTGGGGAATTTTCGAAGGGGTGCAACGCGTCTTTTGTTACACTTATACCTAAGAAGTCGGATCCGCTTAACTTAGGATATTATCGTCCCATAAGCTTAATTGGTAGTTAGGGTAGTTACTATAAAGTAATTGCTAAGATCCTTTCGAATAGGTTAAGAAGGGTTATCCCGTCTCTTGTTGGTTCGGAACAAAGCACCTTTATTAAGGGTAGATTTATTTTGGACGGTGCTCTCGTTGTTAATGAGAGCATAAATTTCTTAAGGGCAAAAAAGATGAAAAGTATCTTGTTCAAGGTTGATTTCGAGAAAGCTTTTGACTGCTTAAATTGGGATTTTCTTTTGGACATCATGAAATGTATGGGTTCTGGATCAAAATGGAGGAATTGGATACTCTCTTGCTTTAAGTCCGCGACAATCTCTGTGTTGGTAAATGGCTCCCCTACAAGTGAATTCTCACTTGGGAGGGGAATAAGATAAGGGGACCCATTGtcgccttttcttttcattttagtGGGCGAAGGGCTAAATATTCTTTCTAAAGCGGCTACCGAGAACGGACTATTCGAGGGTGTAGAAATCGGGTATAATAAGATTCATCTTTCACACCTTCAATATGCGGACGATACAATTTTTCTTGGTAAATGGAGTCGTGCCAACGCGTATAGTCTTCAAAACCTACTTAAATGCTTTGAATTGGCGTCGGGGCTTAAGGTTAACTTTCACAAAAGTTGTCTTTACGGGATTGGTGTAGAAGTTGATGAAATTAATCATGTGGCGGGGAGACTGGGGTGTAAAGTTGCCTCTTTTCCCTTCACATACTTAGGGTTGCCAATTGGTGAGAAAATGTCGAAACAAAAAATTTGGAACCCCGTCATTGATAAAATCAAAACTCGGCTTTCGAAATGGAAAATGCGAACGTTGTCATCCGGTGGAAGAATTGTGCTAATCAAATCGATCCTAAATAGTCTTCCCTTGTATTACTTCTCTCTCTTTCGTGCGCCACAAAGTGTGTTAAAAATTCTTGAAAGTGTGAGGCGAgagtttttttggggcgggtcggataCGAGTCATAATATCtcgtgggttaaatgggaaaaTGTTGTTGCACCATTcgagttggggggggggggggttaaatATTGCGTTTTTAAAACATAAAGACTTAGCTTTTTTaggaaagtggtggtggaggttcctaACCGAAACCGATTCACTTTGGTGTAATATTATTCGTAGCATCTATGGCCCTTGCGGCGGCTTGGAGTTAGGGGTTGAAGCAATTCGATCCCTAAAACCATGTGTGTGGCGTGATATTCTTATGACATGTTTCGGAATCTCCGAATTGGACATCCCTTTTAGAGATTCTTTTTTCAAACGCGTGGGTGATGGATCCTCAACAAGCTTTTGGGACGAAAATTGGACCGGGAAAGGTAAACTGAGAGACGTTTTTTCCAGGCTACATAGATTGGAATTTTCCAAGCAGGTTCTGGTAAAAGATAGGATTATATGGGCTGACTCAGGCCCAAAGTTCGTCGGTGTTTGGGCCCGTGAACCATCTGGCCGAGCTACAGGTGATCTATCTGTGTTATCAAAAATTATGGAAGACTACTGCTTCGATCGAGACACAGCAGACAAATGGAGCTGGACGCTTTCAAGCAATGGGAATTTTTCGGTTAAACGTCTCAACTCAATTATCACTGATCAATTCTACACGGGTAATCACTCTTCTCCTGAAACTCTGCTCAATAACTTAGTTCCAAAGAAAATTGAATTATTTGTTTGGCGAGCAATCCGAAAAAGGTTACCTGTTAGAATTGAGCTTGATAAGCGAGGGGTAGACTTAAACACCGTTCGTTGCCCGTTGTGTGATGATGATCTAGAAACCGTGGAACACTCGTTCATTTTTTGTAGTAAAGTTATGGATATTTGGAATCGAATCTTCTCATGGTGGGGTTTCGGGCCGATGTCTAACCTTAGCATTAACGAAATCCTTCGTGGGAATGGTCCGACTCAAATGACATTACAAGGGAAAAAAACGTGGCAAGCGGTAGGATGGGTGTGTGCTTATCTAGTGTGGTCAAACCGGAACAATGTGGTCTTTCGTGGAAAAGGTTGGAATACGCCGGTGAAATACAAGTGAAGTTTTTCGAGTGGATAATTCATAGATCGAAAGGACGCAAATTAGATTGGTTAACTTGGTTGAACAACCCTAGCGTTTATCTAAATTTATTGTTTGTAGTTCGTGTTTGTAATATTCGGTTGCTTACTTCGCAACCAATCGTGTATCTCTTTTGATGTATTTTTGTGCCTTCCGGCCAAATATACTCATCTCTGTATATCTTTTCGttgatatataaaatctttatttgcctttcaaaaaaaaatcttAGCATCAAAAGTATACTGTATAGTGTAGGTTATAATTGTATTTAGCTACTGTGTAATGGTTAGGTTCTG
This genomic interval carries:
- the LOC139902251 gene encoding uncharacterized protein, with amino-acid sequence MEDLSYPSLIADNSANLELPFDEAEIKAAIFDCGSTKAPTPDGFNMRFLKKYWELIKSDLISAIQWLYSGFGKLGNFRRVGEGLNILSKAATENGLFEGVEIGYNKIHLSHLQYADDTIFLGKWSRANAYSLQNLLKCFELASGLKVNFHKSCLYGIGVEVDEINHVAGRLGCKVASFPFTYLGLPIGKWWWRFLTETDSLWCNIIRSIYGPCGGLELGVEAIRSLKPCVWRDILMTCFGISELDIPFRDSFFKRVGDGSSTSFWDENWTGKGKLRDVFSRLHRLEFSKQVLVKDRIIWADSGPKFVGVWAREPSGRATGDLSVLSKIMEDYCFDRDTADKWSWTLSSNGNFSVKRLNSIITDQFYTGNHSSPETLLNNLVPKKIELFVWRAIRKRLPVRIELDKRGVDLNTVRCPLCDDDLETVEHSFIFCSKVMDIWNRIFSWWGFGPMSNLSINEILRGNGPTQMTLQGKKTWQAVGWVCAYLVWSNRNNVVFRGKGWNTPVKYK